GGCCGGCTTCCCTGTAGACTCAATGAAGGTGCGTTTGTTCCACGGTTCTTTCCACGACGTTGACTCTGATGCCTTGTCATTTGAATTGGCCGCCCGTGCTGGTTTCAAAGAAGCTGGTAAGCAATGTGCTCCTAGACTTCTCGAGCCTATCATGGCAGTAGACGTGGTAACTCCAGATGAGTACACAGGTCCAGTTACCGGTGACTTGAACAGAAGAAGAGGAATCATGAAAGGGATGGATACCAAAGGTACTTCCACTGTAGTGAAGGCTGAGGTTCCATTATCAGAACTGTTTGGTTACGTGACTGACTTACGTACCATCACTTCAGGTAGAGCAACTGCTTCTCTTACATTTGACCACTACGAGCAGGTGCCAACTAACTTGGCTGAAGGAATCATTGCAAAAATTAAAGGGACTTCGAAATAGTTGAAATAGAATGAATCAAAAGATCAGAATCAAACTGAAATCTTACGATCACAATCTGGTAGATAAATCATCAGAGAAAATCGTGAAAGCGGTAAAAGCAACTGGTGCGATCGTGAGTGGTCCCATTCCATTGCCAACTGAAAAGGACATCTTCACTGTTTTGCGTTCACCCCACGTGAACAAAAAAGCAAGAGAGCAGTTCCAGCTTTGCACCTATAAGAGATTGGTAGATATTTATTCTACTTCCTCTAAAACGGTAGATGCATTGATGAAGCTTGAATTACCAAGCGGCGTTGATGTGGAAATCAAAGTTTGATAAACTACATAAGGTAAAAAAGGGAGAGGGCAACCTCTCCCTTTTTTTATATCCATGGGTTAAATTTTCTGTTTTGGGGCCATTTTAAGAAAAATAGGCTCAAAACGGAATGCTGGCAGAATTAATTAAGCCAGTAAATTCAGGCTATAAATCATATTGAAAAGGGATTCTGTTTTGAGCATGTTTTTGAAAAAACGTGCTTAAAACAAAGGAGCACAAGGTTATATAAAGGAAAGCACTAAAGGACTTGGAAAGAAAAGGAGGGGGCGGGGAGACCAGAACCCAATTACATTACTATCTGAAAACAAATAATTTAGGATAGCTTGTAAAATAAAAATTAAATATAGAACTTTGCACTCCCGAAAAATGAACCCATTTAGCGGATTAATAATTAATTGTTTAAATAAAAAAGTAGAATGCCTGGAATTATCGGTAAGAAAATCGGAATGACAAGCCTCTTCACTCCTGAAGGGAAGAGCGTGGCCTGTACTTTGATTCAAGCAGGACCATGCGTAGTAACTCAGGTTAAGACGCAAGAAACAGACGGCTATACAGCTGTTCAGCTTGGGTACGGAGAGAAGAAAGTGAAAAGAGTAAGCAAAGCGCTTGCTGGTCACTTCGCGAAAGCCAACACCACTGCTAAAAAGAAATTAGTAGAATTCAGACTGGAAGATGTAGCTTCTTTCTCTTTAGGAGATGAGGTAAATGTAAACCTGTTTGAGGAAGGTGAATTCGTAGATGTAGTAGGTACCTCTAAAGGTAAAGGTTTCCAAGGGGTTGTAAAGCGTTACAACTTTGCTGGTGTGGGTGGACAAACCCACGGTCAGCATAACAGAGCCCGTCACCCTGGTTCCATTGGTGCTTGTTCATGGCCATCCAGAGTATTCAAAGGAATGCGTATGGCTGGTAGAATGGGTGGAGACCGCGTGAAGATTCAAAACCTACGCATTCTGCGTGTGATGCCTGAGCAAAACGTATTAGTAGTTAGCGGATCTATCCCTGGTGCTAAAAATTCATTTATTGTAGTTGAGAAATAAGATGGAGCTATCAGTTTTCAATAGTAAAGGTGAAGATACCGGAAGGAAAGTAACCCTTCCTGAGTCGGTGTTCGGCGTTGAGCCAAACGAGCACGCGATGTATCTGGATGTAAAGCAGTATTTAGCTAACCAACGCCAGGGTACGCACAAATCAAAAGAGCGTGCAGAGGTTGCTGGTTCAACAAAGAAGATCAAGCGTCAAAAGGGTACTGGTGGAGCCAGAGCTGGTTCTATGAAGTCTCCTGTATTTATTGGTGGTGGCCGCGTATTTGGACCAAGACCAAGAAACTATAGCTTCAAACTGAATAAGAAGTTGAAAGCATTGGCCAGATTATCTGCCCTTTCAACCTTAGCAAAAGATGAGCGTCTGGT
This Rufibacter radiotolerans DNA region includes the following protein-coding sequences:
- the rpsJ gene encoding 30S ribosomal protein S10, with product MNQKIRIKLKSYDHNLVDKSSEKIVKAVKATGAIVSGPIPLPTEKDIFTVLRSPHVNKKAREQFQLCTYKRLVDIYSTSSKTVDALMKLELPSGVDVEIKV
- the rplC gene encoding 50S ribosomal protein L3; translation: MPGIIGKKIGMTSLFTPEGKSVACTLIQAGPCVVTQVKTQETDGYTAVQLGYGEKKVKRVSKALAGHFAKANTTAKKKLVEFRLEDVASFSLGDEVNVNLFEEGEFVDVVGTSKGKGFQGVVKRYNFAGVGGQTHGQHNRARHPGSIGACSWPSRVFKGMRMAGRMGGDRVKIQNLRILRVMPEQNVLVVSGSIPGAKNSFIVVEK
- the rplD gene encoding 50S ribosomal protein L4, producing the protein MELSVFNSKGEDTGRKVTLPESVFGVEPNEHAMYLDVKQYLANQRQGTHKSKERAEVAGSTKKIKRQKGTGGARAGSMKSPVFIGGGRVFGPRPRNYSFKLNKKLKALARLSALSTLAKDERLVLVDNLNIDSPKTKSFAAVLAGLKVGTRKTLVVTKEANANVVLSSRNLAKVKVSTPGALTTYDLLNADKVVCLEESLSVFEEIYATK